From one Methanobrevibacter woesei genomic stretch:
- a CDS encoding 30S ribosomal protein S9 — protein MVKVVHTSGKRKTAIARGTVQEGTGKVRINRRPIELYSPELARLKLQEPLTIAGDLANEVDINIHVVGGGVMGQAEAARMVIAKGLVNWSQDMDLKEKYIHYDRTMLVGDPRRSEPKKYGGPGARARNQKSYR, from the coding sequence ATGGTAAAAGTTGTTCATACAAGTGGAAAACGTAAAACCGCTATTGCAAGAGGTACCGTTCAAGAAGGTACTGGTAAAGTAAGGATTAATAGACGTCCTATTGAACTTTACTCACCAGAACTTGCTCGTTTAAAATTACAAGAACCATTAACCATTGCAGGAGATCTTGCTAATGAAGTGGACATTAACATTCACGTTGTTGGTGGAGGAGTAATGGGTCAAGCTGAAGCTGCACGTATGGTTATTGCTAAAGGACTTGTTAACTGGTCTCAAGACATGGATTTAAAAGAAAAATACATCCATTACGACAGAACCATGTTAGTAGGTGACCCAAGACGTTCAGAACCTAAAAAATACGGTGGTCCTGGAGCAAGAGCACGTAATCAGAAAAGTTACAGATAA
- a CDS encoding DNA-directed RNA polymerase subunit N has translation MIPIRCLSCGKPVSAYFDEYNQRVAAGEKSKDVLDDLGLKRYCCRRMLISHVETWE, from the coding sequence ATGATTCCTATAAGATGTTTAAGTTGCGGAAAACCTGTTTCAGCTTACTTTGATGAATACAATCAGAGAGTTGCAGCTGGTGAAAAATCTAAAGATGTCTTAGATGATTTAGGTTTAAAAAGATACTGTTGCAGAAGAATGTTGATTTCTCATGTTGAAACTTGGGAATAG
- a CDS encoding DNA-directed RNA polymerase subunit K: MEVIFMTTEKLTRFEKARILGARAIQISMGAKPLVKIERSLDPIDIAYDELEAGVLPLDVIRDE; encoded by the coding sequence GTGGAAGTAATATTTATGACTACAGAAAAATTAACAAGGTTTGAAAAAGCTAGAATCCTTGGTGCAAGAGCAATTCAAATTTCCATGGGTGCTAAACCTTTAGTAAAAATTGAAAGGTCTCTTGATCCTATTGATATAGCTTATGATGAACTCGAAGCTGGCGTTTTACCATTAGATGTGATTAGAGATGAATAA